In Aurantimicrobium minutum, the DNA window GACAACGACCTCGGCCAGATCGAGCAGGAAGCCCAGCTCAACAGCTTCGAGCAAGTCAGTGTTGTAACGCTTGCCCTTGTCGTGGATGGAGATGTTCTTGTATTCCTCGCGTAGCTTCTCAATGGTCTTGGTGACCGACTTGAGAGAGTCTTCGGTGCGGAATACCTGAGCGTTCTTGTCCATCTCTTCCTGCAGCTCTTTACGCAGTGCAGGAACACGCTGAGTGCCATTGGCGTTGCGGATGCTTTCGATCATCTCGCGCACAGGACCTGCAGGGTCCTTAGGAAGTGGAACAAAGTCTGCCTTCTTGGCGTATTCGACGGCGTACTTTCCAGCGCGCTTTCCGAAAACGTTGATATCCAGCAGAGAGTTGGTTCCCAAACGGTTTGATCCGTGCACAGAGACACACGCACATTCACCAGCAGCGTAGAGGCCAGGAATGACAGTGTCGTTGTCGGAGAGTACCTCTGCCTTGATGTTGGTGGGGATACCACCCATGGCGTAGTGAGCAGTTGGCATCACGGGCACGGGCTCAACAACGGGGTCAACACCGAGGTAGGTGCGAGCGAACTCGGTGATGTCAGGAAGCTTGGTTTCGAGAACCTCAGCACCCAGGTGGGTGCAGTCCAGGAGAACATAGTCCTTGTTGGGGCCAGCGCCGCGTCCTTCAGCCACTTCCTGAACCATGCACCGCGAGACGATGTCACGAGGAGCGAGGTCTTTGATGGTGGGAGCGTAACGCTCCATGAAGCGCTCACCAGATGCGTTGCGCAAGATCGCACCTTCGCCACGAGCACCCTCAGTTAGCAGGATGCCCAGGCCAGCAAGGCCGGTGGGATGGAACTGGAAGAACTCCATGTCCTCGAGAGGAATACCCTTGCGCCAAATGATGCCGACGCCATCACCGGTGAGGGTGTGAGCGTTGGAGGTGGTCTTGTAAATCTTTCCGAAACCACCGGTAGCAAAGACGATGGACTTGCCTTGGAACACGTGCAGGTCACCAGTTGCCAGTTCATAGGCAACGACACCGGCAGGAACCTGCTTGCCCTTCACCTTGGTCATGACCAGGTCGAGAACATAGAACTCGTTGAAGAATTCGATGCCGAGCTTGACGCAGTTCTGGAACAGGGTCTGCAAAATCATGTGACCGGTGCGGTCTGCTGCGTAGCAGGAGCGACGCACAGGAGCCTTACCGTGGTCACGAGTGTGGCCACCGAAACGACGTTGGTCGATCTTGCCATCTGGAGTTCTGTTAAATGGAAGCCCCATGTTTTCCAGGTCGATAACCGCATCAATAGCTTCTTTGGCAAGAATCTCTGCCGCATCCTGGTCAACCAAGTAGTCGCCACCCTTGACGGTGTCGAAGGTGTGCCATTCCCAGCTGTCCTCTTCCACGTTCGCCAGCGCAGCAGCCATACCGCCCTGTGCAGCACCGGTGTGCGAACGGGTGGGGTAGAGCTTACTGATCACTGCGGTGCGAGCGTTGGGGCCTGCCTCAATCGCTGCACGCATACCGGCTCCACCAGCGCCCACGATGACAACATCGTGCTGGTGGTAGTAGACGCCATCGATGAGTTTGGTTTCTTCGTATGTGTCGTTGCTCTTAGTTGCCACGAGTGAAACTCCGTATGTAGGTGTGATCTAAAGAATTACTGGGGTGGGCAGAACGAGGGCAGCAAGTCGAGCTGATCTGGACTGACCGAAGGGCAAGGATCGAAGGTGAAGATCACCAGCGTGCCCAAAACAATGAGAATGACGGCTGAGGCATAGATTGCTCCGCGGAGAATCTTGCCCAAGCGCACCGAGCTTGAGTAGTCATTGACGATGGTGCGCATACCGTTTGCGCCGTGGATCAGTGCCAGCCACAGCATGGCTAGGTCCCACCACTGCCAGAAGGGGGTGGCCCACTTTCCGGCAACGAAGGCAAAGTCAATGGCTTTGACACCTTCACCAACCATGAGGTTGACGAACAGGTGACCGAAGATGAGGACAACAAGAATCACGCCCGAGGCGCGCATGTAGACCCAGCCCCATTTTTCCCAGTTGGTGCCAGAGCGGGAAGAGCGTGCGTAAGGAGAACGAGGTTCAGCAATAGTCGTCATGATTAGTGCCCTTCGCTAAAGACGTTCATGAGGTGGCGGGGCAGGAACCCAGCCATGAGAACCACCCACACACCAATGACTCCCCAGAACATGTAGCGCTGGTACTTAACGCCCTTGCTCCAGAAGTCCACCAAGATGATGCGCAAACCGTTGAGAGCGTGGAAGACGATAGCTCCCACGAGAACTGCTTCGCCTAGACCCATGAGGGGATTCTTGTAGGTGCTCATCACAGCGTTGTAAGCCTCAGGGCTCACGCGGACAAGTGCAGTGTCCAGGATGTGGACGAGCAAGAAGAAGAAGATGGCAACACCGGTAATACGGTGCAAAACCCAAGACCACATGCCGGTGTAGCCGCGGTACAGCGTGCCACCTGGGCGGGGCATTTTTTCAGAGCGTGGTGCCGAGATCGTAGACACGAACAACCCTCCTTGGTTGTGGGCAATAACTGCTCATAACTTTACGCCCGATAGTCTGGTCTTATGGCACGACTATCGACCCCACTAAGCGACTTCTACGCGGTTATTCCGGCCGGTGGAATAGGTTCGCGCCTGTGGCCACTGTCTCGAGCAGATGCCCCCAAGTTCCTCCACGACCTCACCGGGTCAGGAAGCTCCCTCCTGAAAGACACATGGGACCGTTTGGCGCCGCTTGCGGGAGAACAGCGCGTCATGGTTGTTACTGGCCGTGCCCACCGTGCAGCTGTCGAAGAACAGCTCCCAGAACTAGCCGATCACAACGTGGTGCTCGAAAGTGAGCCCCGTGACTCCTCTGCCGCTATCGGTTTGGCAGCAGCCATATTGGAAAAGCGTGAGCCCGGCGTCATCATCGGATCGTTCGCTGCCGACCACGTCATCAAGGGAACACGATTTTTCAACATGGCCGTTGCCGAGGCTGTTGAAGCAGCCCGTGCCGGCTACATCGCCACGATCGGCATCGTTCCTACCGAGCCCGCCATTGGTTTTGGCTATATCCACGCAACGGAAGAAACTGAGCTCGAGGGTGCTCCGTCAGCGCTGAAAGTGGATTCCTTTGTAGAAAAGCCCAACGCCCACACCGCTGAGGAATACGTCAACAGTGGCGACTATCTGTGGAACGCAGGCATGTTCATTACCAAAGCCTCTGTGCTCTTGGAAGAACTCGCTAAGACCCAGCCCGAGCTTCACGCAGGCATCATTGCACTTGCCGAGGTGTGGGACGACCACGCCAAGCGTGGACCAGCCGTAGACAAGATTTGGCCCACGCTCAAAAAGATTGCCATCGATTACGCAGTTGCCGAACCAGCTGCTGCTGCCGGCAAGCTCGTCGTTATTCCCGGAGAGTTTGATTGGGATGACGTGGGAGACTTTGCCTCCATCGCCAAGCTCCACTCCAGTGGATACAAAAAAGACCTTGCCATCTTGGGTGAAGGAGCTCGTGTGCTCTCGGATGCTTCCTCGGGAATCCTGATCACAGACACAGGACGTACCATCGCGCTGGTGGGAGTCAAGGACATCGTGGTCGTGGACACCCCAGATGCTCTATTGGTCACCACCACAGCAAATGCTCAAAAAGTGAAGTCGGTCGTTGACGCGCTGCGCATCTCCGGTCGAGACGACGTCCTGTAGGCCAACTGATGAGTGCGCAGATTGACTGGCATGAGCTTCAACTCGAAGCTATCCGTGCCAGAGCATCTGCCTATGCCCCCTATTCAGAATTCCCTGTGGGAGCAGCAGCTGTGACAACCAGTGGTCGCGTCATTCGTGGTTGCAATGTTGAAAACGCCTCCTACGGCCATGCACTGTGTGCAGAGTGTGGAGTGGTGTCCGCCCTTCATGCTGAGGATGCAGGAGCAATCGTTGCGCTTGTAGTCGTGGATAAAGATGACCATCTGATTCCTCCCTGCGGCAGATGCCGGCAAATCTTGTTAGAGAACGCCACCAGCGATGCGGTGATCAAACTCCCCGCAGGTGAGGTGGCCCTGTCGAATTTGATGCCTTACCCATTCACCAGAGATAACCTGACGAACTCCTAGTGAAACCTCACACCCTCGCAGATGCAGTTGGCGCTTATGCTGCTGGAGATCTCAGCGACGAAGATGTGTTGCCTCTGCTTCGAGGCGTCTATGAAAAGGGACTCTCCCGGGAAGAAATCCGTGAACTCACCCACGCCATGATTGCCACAGGTTCCACCTTGAACTTTGACCAGGTGGGCAAACCTTTGGTGGACAAACATTCCACCGGTGGCGTGGGAGACAAAATAACTCTGATCCTCACACCCCTGATTGCCTCGTATGGGGTTGCGGTGCCACAGATTGCCGGCCGAGGCCTCGGGTTCACCGGCGGCACTATCGACAAACTCGAATCCATTCCAGGTTGGTCCGCAAAGCTTTCGCAAGCTCAGATGACATCACAGCTGGAAACAGTCGGGGCATTTATTGCCCGGGCTTCTTCAGACCTCGTCCCCGCTGATAAGAAGCTCTATGCGCTACGGGATGTTTCAGGGATGGTGGACTCTATTCCCCTGATTGCCTCCAGCATCATGAGCAAGAAAATTGCCTCGGGAGCACGCAACCTCGTCCTGGATGTGAAGTGGGGTCGTGGTGCGTTTATGCCAACTGTGGAGAAAGCTCGTGAACTGGCCGAG includes these proteins:
- the sdhA gene encoding succinate dehydrogenase flavoprotein subunit → MATKSNDTYEETKLIDGVYYHQHDVVIVGAGGAGMRAAIEAGPNARTAVISKLYPTRSHTGAAQGGMAAALANVEEDSWEWHTFDTVKGGDYLVDQDAAEILAKEAIDAVIDLENMGLPFNRTPDGKIDQRRFGGHTRDHGKAPVRRSCYAADRTGHMILQTLFQNCVKLGIEFFNEFYVLDLVMTKVKGKQVPAGVVAYELATGDLHVFQGKSIVFATGGFGKIYKTTSNAHTLTGDGVGIIWRKGIPLEDMEFFQFHPTGLAGLGILLTEGARGEGAILRNASGERFMERYAPTIKDLAPRDIVSRCMVQEVAEGRGAGPNKDYVLLDCTHLGAEVLETKLPDITEFARTYLGVDPVVEPVPVMPTAHYAMGGIPTNIKAEVLSDNDTVIPGLYAAGECACVSVHGSNRLGTNSLLDINVFGKRAGKYAVEYAKKADFVPLPKDPAGPVREMIESIRNANGTQRVPALRKELQEEMDKNAQVFRTEDSLKSVTKTIEKLREEYKNISIHDKGKRYNTDLLEAVELGFLLDLAEVVVYSARNRKESRGGHMRDDFPNRDDKKFMKHTMAYLTGDATSDDAGDHIKLDWKPVVITNYQPMERKY
- a CDS encoding succinate dehydrogenase hydrophobic membrane anchor subunit; this encodes MTTIAEPRSPYARSSRSGTNWEKWGWVYMRASGVILVVLIFGHLFVNLMVGEGVKAIDFAFVAGKWATPFWQWWDLAMLWLALIHGANGMRTIVNDYSSSVRLGKILRGAIYASAVILIVLGTLVIFTFDPCPSVSPDQLDLLPSFCPPQ
- the sdhC gene encoding succinate dehydrogenase, cytochrome b556 subunit; this encodes MPRPGGTLYRGYTGMWSWVLHRITGVAIFFFLLVHILDTALVRVSPEAYNAVMSTYKNPLMGLGEAVLVGAIVFHALNGLRIILVDFWSKGVKYQRYMFWGVIGVWVVLMAGFLPRHLMNVFSEGH
- a CDS encoding mannose-1-phosphate guanylyltransferase — translated: MARLSTPLSDFYAVIPAGGIGSRLWPLSRADAPKFLHDLTGSGSSLLKDTWDRLAPLAGEQRVMVVTGRAHRAAVEEQLPELADHNVVLESEPRDSSAAIGLAAAILEKREPGVIIGSFAADHVIKGTRFFNMAVAEAVEAARAGYIATIGIVPTEPAIGFGYIHATEETELEGAPSALKVDSFVEKPNAHTAEEYVNSGDYLWNAGMFITKASVLLEELAKTQPELHAGIIALAEVWDDHAKRGPAVDKIWPTLKKIAIDYAVAEPAAAAGKLVVIPGEFDWDDVGDFASIAKLHSSGYKKDLAILGEGARVLSDASSGILITDTGRTIALVGVKDIVVVDTPDALLVTTTANAQKVKSVVDALRISGRDDVL
- a CDS encoding cytidine deaminase, translating into MSAQIDWHELQLEAIRARASAYAPYSEFPVGAAAVTTSGRVIRGCNVENASYGHALCAECGVVSALHAEDAGAIVALVVVDKDDHLIPPCGRCRQILLENATSDAVIKLPAGEVALSNLMPYPFTRDNLTNS